AAGCTCCAAATGTATTTATTGAACaactgtaacttttgaatgcaTCGTTcgattttgttttttgaaaaagtattcggtgcagtttttaaagcacaaaaagaaaatgtaCAAGTTTTTATTGATCGGTTGAAGAAACTggaaaatatcttaaaaaaatatcgaaaaaaaaaattttgttaatttctattaaacaactataacttttaattgcgtcgttcgattttcattttaaaaaaagctttcgacgcagtttttaaccCTTCGTTTGTCGCGCTTTTTTAGTTTCTTGCTCGCACTATAGCGAGTCTCTATAGGTTGAGTAGTTGTTAGGCGGCGATTCGCTCATAGCGCGACCAACAAAGGGTTAAGCAAAACAATGTATACATAGTttcattatgatttttaacttcccgctaagaaaatcgaagattttcaaaaatcgggaagttattgttttcaccccgttttgcaaaaatcgagttttcatcagatctcgacgtttgaaggtcacaggaagcttccctgactatccccgcgaggttgtcacggtgtctgtgtgtgtgtgtgtgtgtgtgtgtgtgtgtgtgtgtgtgtgtgtgtgtgtgtgtgtgtgtgtgtgtgaaagtatgtgaaccgcttataacttttgaacggcatgaccgatttcatcgcagttggtgccattcgaaagggctcgactaaacttagattttgaaaactatttggaccgattcagatcaatagattttgagaaatcttaaaaactgaaaaaaatttttttcaaatgtggtttttttggaataacttttaaacggcttaaaggttcaattccaaaaactaatcagctcttaacctcaaaaaaccacgtcgatcgccaccagtccggtcaaaatcggttgattcgttcgagagatatcgtgaacgaaagaaaaccgaaaaaagtgttttttcggaataactccgaaattcctagcgcgatcaattcaaaatttaaaattctttgcgaggcttaaaaaactgcatcgaatgctgccagccgcgtgaaaatcggtttattcattcaaaagttattgcggtttaaaaattcaaaaaatagtgtcttatcaaatctctgtcagacttttgagctcgaagagctcaaaagcataggaaagcaatctctttgagctcggagagctcaaaataacccataaattgtatttttaagctcaaagagctcaaaaacatcattggtgcaattttaagcgcctaagtatggaattagcgggaagttgcagggatagccttcagggtcaaccgttttcctaatttttttttattatttttaaaattaaataatatctaCTAGATTTACAGtcatattaaataatactggCTAATGTCAATGGATTTATATACATTGTGTAATAGTTACAATCAAAAAATGAGGATAACATAAAATACCATAATTACACATACGTGTTGGATctcttaaaagaaaaatattatcactcttataaattcatttgaatttaaataagtcCTTCTATCATACCactttattattgaaaatattttttttttaatcactacTGAATTTTGGTAACCATCATAACGCGTGACGGTCAGGCGTAACAGAAAAGTatgacgattttttttaacgatattaaaatatgttttattatcGCAACTCATGCTtatctcatatttttttatgcacaTTTAATATGTAATAATCAATGATAAATGACGACATAAGAGGGTGTGAAGCAAAAAGTTGATATTGAAAGTTCACATCGTAAACAATATTGTTTTTACTCTTATAGCATAAACACTCTGCTAATGTATGcaataatatttcttaatacatatatttattaccgGCAAATCACAACTTTTATAAGGACTCAAAatttctgtatattttttccaatattaatattttttaagcgatcttaattgttattaaactAACCACTGCCTATCCGATAGTATACTAATCATTTAATGGCCCACGTGCTACAAGCatgcttttattaaaaaatgaactaaGTTGTTCTAGTTCATTCACGTGAACAACAAAGGGCGTTCACGTGAACATAATAATAGAAGCCTCAAAAACACAAACATGCTTAAAAATACTGTActatacaaatatatttaaatatacatatatacaatcATGTTCTATTATTAAACTGCTTTGAtagtagattaaaaaattatcttcattCTTTAATGACTCTGACACACATGAATCACTGTCTTGTAGCGTGATTACGAATGATAAACAAGAAGAAGCGGATCTTATATACCAGCCTAGAAGAAGTCTTTATTCAGTTAGTCTTTGAAGACGTAAAAAGTTTTGTGAGTtgtaaattgttaaattttttttgtgatcgaatttttttattaaaatggaTAGcaactatatttatatttatattcttctAGTATTCTCGATTGGTAAACTGggtaagtattttttactaGGGTGACTATAGGTTGCATCATACTTATCCGAAATAATTTATCGTGTACAAAATGTGTTCTTGTATAaatctgtaatttttaatatttattcctttataattaatgatacctctaatcaaaatgaaattttttattaagtacaaaGAATGCtcacacagtaaaaattttttcgttacattcaacataaaaatttgttttatgataactttttttacacaaattcAGTGTTCATTCATCACAATTCGTGTGTGTAACGATAAAATAGCACAGCTCTGTATTAAAGtaacatttaaaaagttttattaagtatcgaataatatttattttgcattaaaaaacgGATCAATCTAACAATACAAATAATTgtgtttaattaatatattaaaatgttaaatattctacacaacatttcttactttacttccctaggtgtgtaatatactattaactGATGtacaaacttaaattttggtTAACTTTTAGAATTTAGAATATTTGAATCTGGATACagacaaaatattaatatatagattAAAGAACAttttaacgataaaaaaaGCAATATTTTCTActatcaattgttttttttttaatttaatttttgaaattaagcATTGAATACAATCCAAATaactatctaaaatttttatttattgttgatagaattacacggaaagaaaaatatggaaactattcccataattttatgggaacagttcccaggcaattataggaactgtccccataattataggaatgattcctagACAGGGGAAatattcccataatgatatagtaatggttcctatatcattatgggaactatccccataatggtataggaaggattcctagaatattataggaatcattcctataccattatgggaatcattctcaaaataaaataaagataaaatcttCGTGCGGAGTGAGTTcgaaatgattcctataatatatacacggaaaaaaaaattggggcagccacatgattttcatgttgtAGGCAATAATAGTtcaaacaacaataataattaaataataataatcataataataatctatattattaagagaataaggaaaattttgtggccagtgtatttttgtgataaaatgggtttttgcttggagttgtgccttttcaaggtttcatatcattctcaccaaaatagtcaatttattataataagaatttaagctgcattcgaaaatgctctgtgtctagatacataatgaagaaatgactttgtatctggtaaactatttacatttttgaagatataagctcatcccgatgttacactcatcaagagctttcgtttgagtacccacatgcatttttgatatatttttgaagtgaaacttctttgcGCGCGTTGAAGGTAAAATTTCAAGGTCAcgtcacaataataataatatgagcgtcacaataatcataatatgaGCGtcacaataatcataatatgaGCGTCACATTAAAGGACGCATATATGTACGTAGTCGGAGAGAAAAAGATAAAGATATAAAGGAAAACTATACTTTTACActatagaaatattattttcatgtgCGCATGCGTTGTATTTTAGACTGTAGGTACACTGctcttaaatattattattattatgtattttataaccTCGTGTTTGTTTATACTGTTTTATTCATTcagatatttttatagtaactagtggtaaatatttattgttcgTTGACAGTTAATAAGAAATCCTTGTTGATCAAGCAGTTGTTCGCAGTAAgtaatactttatttatttcttttgcccaccgggcggaaagtgacaactttcgtcccgctgcgctaaactaagttgccgctttccgccttcgtcggacaaaaaattgtatacactccacgggaagtaaataagaaagcctcagatcacatgtttgttgacctcggcttcgcctcggccaacaattacatgtgatctgggacatttcttactttacttccctaggtgtgtaatatactattttcattaatacttATCATTAGATTTGAAATAAATGTATATCAAGTAAGGTATACATTATTTAACTGatgtaatgttaataatatatttatttttttatatttaattgaataattaattttttaaataattacatttttctttttattttgatcaCATGAATATTCGCAAAGTACCATGTATAACCTACATTCTCTATATTGCattctatataatatttatactatCACTGTTGCCTGTCATTAATTAAGTtcattatctatttttattgttattaaatttttttgttacataaAACATGTCGACAACTAAATACGGAACCACAATAGATGCCATTTTTACAcgttatttagaaaatattgaaaCAAGAACTTATGTTTCATATTTTAGTTACCATAAGGCTTTAGTGACAACCATACCATTACAAATACCATCAGATAATGTTGTAcatattgaagaaataaattgaaataatatgtGATATAACTagtgtaaatttttctcatttaatCCTTTCAATACTATATATGCATAAATCCTTTATGTTCCTGTCTTTGAAAtctattaactattaattaataaattttaaattgattttgccaaagaagtttcacttctaacATGTGTACTCTGTACACACGctcttttttcataaatatttatatataatatatataaatatataaaatatatgaaaaattgatttgggtactcaaatgaaaggtctcgatgagtataacatcaatccgaacaaaaacagtttcactgtaaaaaaaatcgcgccaagtacacgttcataagactattaggaaaaagaaattttttttttctttacaaaaagatacaaaatgaaaaaattaaaaaatccaagtaaccgatatgattgtttatgattttcggaaattaaaaaaaaattttattgtaaatttaaaaattaaaaaaaaaattttagaacgtatttagtattttgtatctttttgtaaagaaaaaaaaaatttctttttcctaatagtcttatgaacgtggacttggcgcgatttttttacagtgaaactgtttttgttcggattttagtattttttgtaattataataaaaatttacaattggtaccaacttaaagcTCGcattgactgcattttttactgcaaactatccccttgaagctacagtttatgtagatgtgtTATGTCCTCCTCCTGGTGGACAACGAGAGAAATCTTtgtttagatttaaaattaccGACGTGGACTTTGATTTGCCCGAGAATATTGAAATACTCAACTTTTATCAACGGGAATTTGTAGGATGGGGAAAATGATACtaagtgaatataaattaaataaataattaaacggAATTCGGTTAACTGAATTGAGTTATATATTCAAATAGACTTTACACAAAAAAGGAAATGAGGTGATAAGTCTGAGCTCGAATACTGTTCTGGTTCTTCACTAGAATTTTCTAAGTCCGACTCGCAGCAGTAGAAGTGGCGAGGGCGGCTCTCCCTTTTGGCAACGTTGATTGGTCCTTCTCCTTCCTTCTGAGTCCTAGCTGTACTCCTACTCAGATACTCGTCCTTTCCGGCCGTTGTTGAACTATACCTGAGCTCGCCAGCAGAGTTTGTCCGAAGTTTCATAATCCCTGGGAATTTACCGGACTGAGTAGTTGAACTGGACTCGTCATAAATGAGGGTCTCTAATCGGCTCAGACTATcttctcatatttttttatacaatactTTATATTCCTTAAGagattaaaatatattctctaatatttctataattacttATGTCGAGAGCAATTAGgtagtaaatttatatatttatggctTAATCCTCTTTTATATCTTATTACTTCTAGTctattgtgataaattttcagagagtaaaaatatattttaacagtaactttttttactaataGCTAAAAGTCTAGACCTAAGTTGTGGGGTTTTCCCAAAAggttttcttataattataaataaaatttaatgttaaatttcgCGCTATCAAAGGGGTATCATCAGTGCTCACGTGGCGGCGTGACGATTCGCCAGTCGCGATTCAACTAAACCGTGATATGACATCacagatgtaattccagtgcaccctggcggccgtaaatgtaagctgtgaattactttttttgctcgacgagcAGAAAGCGTctactttcggcccgctgcgctatacaaagttgccgctttctaccttcgtcgagcaaaaaaatagtatactaagacatttcttactttacttccctaggtgtgtaatatactatttttaactgtagttgcgtatctataggaggattactacacatttttattttatctagtctgtggcgctgacctttctccataaaaaaaaagtcaggatcgaaatttgtgagcgagctatagtatgtgctgataaaatttaataatttcaagtaaataaattgttataagtgaatataattaattaatacggtgaaataaattatgaattactattacgataaacaaattgggtaaaaaaagtaccgtagaattaaataaaatttcgcagcctcaaaaaaccgttctgcttacagtaaacatagtcggtagtctggcgctccatTTTCAACgaatttgaacggaacttggcgccagattctaccgaatctgtggatatgagcttatatctttaaaaatgtcaatagttcacaagatataaggtcatttctcaattatatgtttagagatagagcattttcgaatgcaacctaaatatctattataaattgactatcatcataaattgactatcgacgagaatgatatgaaaccttgaaaaggcacaaattcatgACAagtcctttgcaatgacactaaatttcactaaaaaatcgatttcatcATGTGACTATCCAGGAgacaaaattgttcttattctcttaacaatataagttattattattattattattattattattattattattattattattattattattattatttaatcattattgttgttttaactattattgcctgccacatgaaaatcatgttgctgtcaTATGAAAGTCATGTATCTTCCACAGGAATGTATCATGCGgcagccccaatttttttttttttcatgtaggATTTAAACCTTTTACGTtgtgggaaccattcctatattattatgggaatggttcccataaattatggaaaccattcctataatagtataggaatgattcctatagcattatgggaaccattcccataatattataggaatacttcccataatattatgggattagttcccataatgatagaggaatagtttctataatagtataggaattattcctatagcattatgggaaccattcccataatggtataggaatagttcccataattttctttccgtgtacatattttatttatttatcgaaaaatacGAATATTTAGGCTTTTTCTGTgcttaacatttttaataattttgatcctaatttttaaaagaataaactAAGAGGCCAGTAAGATTTTAAgaaacttaaataaaattttttcgattagataataattaatttcgatgattattcttaaaaattcagTAAACTTACTTGAGTAGTTTTCATTCGATGCCCCtgacaaataaattcatttaggAAAATTGTATATAAACAATCTATAGATATaccgataatattaaaaaaatatctaatttgacaataatcaattaaatccTTGGCAAGTGATggaagaaataagaaataatcacttttttaaaagtgtttcaactttaattaaaagtatttcAAATATAACTCTAGAACTTCCTaagttattttcaaaattttacaattattctaGAATATGTTATAAACCATTTGGACTATTCTGTTATTTTagaatattacaaaaaattttgtaacataTTCTAAACCGATTTCAGATATTCCTTATCAAATTTACTTTAGCTTAACTCCGATGCAATGAGTTtctaatgaatatttttttttctttagcttCATgcaaaaacattgaaaaaaatcagagAATTGACAACGAAGACGTAAAATATCTTGCGTTTGTAACAAACGGTGATTTATATTCTTGCCCATGTGTAATAATAAGCGAAAGACATTTATTGGCAAGTGGATCATGTATCCGCAGACATGAGCGTGGATTAGAAATAATTGCAGGTGTCGTTCCACACACCTATGATGTAAATGACATCGATAATGACGATGAGAGAGCTATGAGAAAGATATCCAAAATAAAGTATCATGATCAATATGTCAACCAAGTTCGGAGCATACGGATACATAATAGTTTTGTGGTATTAACTGTAAGTATAAAAAGTTTCTCTTTTATTCTAACGTTTTTATTAACTCTTGTATTTCTTCCTCAAAGTTTCattcataaattcaatttttagttAACAGACAGCTTGCCAATAGGAAACAACataaaaatagcaaaattacCGACTAAAGATGTTGAAATAAATGACGAAGCTACGATACATGGTTGGTACCAAACTTGCACAATCAGATCACCGCCTAGATTTATCAATGCACCGCTAACTGTAGTTGATAGCAGTAATTGTTCGCGAATTGACAAGGACGAATTTTGTGTCAGCAGCGAAATGACGGAAAAGGTATTCttcatatattattttttcctaaGTTTTAATTACGATTTTATTGATCTATGTAATTAAGAGAAttaggaaaattttgtctccgacgtatttatatgataaaataagttttttaaaattaaatttagtatataACGGGGTTTTGCCTGATCCGGGGATTTACCAAGCCAGGCTCACCGTttatattggaaatttttggcttactaaaaaaaagaattattattaaaaaaagggCGCCAGGAGAATGATCTCCAATTAATTACTACTGCGACTTCGGCTAGCTCTTACCTCTTCCTCAGGATGGCGGGCCATGCTGAAATACTCGTCGTTAAAAAATAGGACAGCAAACTAaacgaaaattcttaaaattactcgaaataaattcagaagaatttaacagaaaaaaataacaatttatttaacaaaacatACGTCGGAGGTCgatattaacttttaacaaaattattaaaacttcgTAACTTAACGtttctcttaattttaaaccaaATTTAAAACGTCGTCacctcaattttatttctcacaCTCGCATTCATACATCGGCAATCACACTATGTAATAAcagcattacaaaaaaaataatcgtaaaGCGTTGAATCCTCgcgtattattttgttaatcaaaatattttacaaaattacaacGTGGACTCGAAACGCTGGATTCAACACTGAACAAGAACGTCGGCTTACCAAGCAATTGAGCGTCGTCCTCATCGTAGCAGCTCGGAAAAGCTTCATGCGGTCGactcgataaataaattatttaaaaaaaataaatacttcaatacaatttatcaattaatttcaagtGAACAAAATCGCGACAATACTTCGAAATTAACTTTAGGTTGCGGAGCGCGCAAAAGCGCGTCCGAATCCGTCAACAGTCCAGCCTCGAATCCTCTTCCTCATAGAGAAGTACCCGCTTCTTCCTTCGTTGAAGTTAGTGGCGCTAGTCTTCATTTCCATTGGAATTGATCCCCGTCGATAGTTGATCTAAGTCCGTATAACAGTCACCCTATTAGCACAAGCGAAACGAAGTTCACGTAAACCTGCGGCCGGAATTTGACGTAAAGTTTACGCTAACAGTAGAGCAACAGTTATACTTATAACAGTTGACGTGAAGTTAACGTTAACTTTCTGCAACTTTGCGTTAACTTTGAGCGAACCTTTCGGAAAATTCCGGCAATAGATTTACGCTAACTTGATGTGTAAGTTAAAGTCAAGTTCTGGGAAACTGTTGCAAATGCAGCGGTTGACGCGAAGTTAACATAAAGTTGACGTAAACTATTGAACATCAACCTAGTTGATGGTCAACCTGTGCTAACTGGGCAACGGACCTCCACGATAGTCTTTAGTCACCTCTGCTCCTGCAGTACTGACTAACCAACTGTCATCGATGGTGATCGTCGTATTGGAACGTGCGGCAATGCAGCGTCGATTGTCCTCAGACCTCTCGGGTGCTTACGCCGCTCGGTGCCTCGCTCGCTTTGGTACTCGCTTATTATCATCGTAGCTCTATCCTTTTCGCTCCAATGCATAGCCTCGTACTCGCTCTGACTCCCTCTGTCTTCGTTACTCGCCCAGCGTTAcgtatttatacaaaataattcataaaaattagtaaaattttcattcattcaCACATAACATTCACGACGTTGGATTTGAGCCTGGAAGGCTATAATACCCCAAGTATTGGGCGTCGAATGAAAATCTACCACGTTACAAGTATCATTGGAAAAGTCTAGACctaaatttgtgccttttcaatgtTTCAAATGCTTTTCagcaatagttaatttataatgataaatttcaCGATAAacgtcatttatttattttgttttgtacatGTGAATGTGGCTAttagtcaaaatttaatttatataattaagagagaaaaatttaataacggatatatctttatcgtaaattgggtttgatattttttcagcgTTAGTCATTTATGACGTAAATAAGTGAAAAAGCAAGGAAAATTTTCTAACGAGCAAATCGTTATTTTGAAAGgaattttcatgaataaatttgatatcatCAGAAATGTCTTGACAAGTTTTGTACTTTTTCacggttttatatatttttcaatgatcgtcaattttttatgttaagttttttgaggagtttttaatagtttgttGATTCGATAAATTTGTTCCGTcacatttgtccattaaattatttttaattgatcctGTCATAGCACtattgtttttcaaatttatttcaaaaattaccaAGCTATTTATTCGTATAACAGTATCAAAATTATTGTCCAAGAGCTAAATaaacagaaataatttttttgtttagatAATCCATTCATCGCCAGTGATTGTCAATGGAACAATAATCGGATATACGACCTTTGGATGCCCGTCATTAAACAATGACCACACGGTGACAAGTGTTTATTATTACttgtcatttattaaaaatgccATGAAgccatttatttaaaaaaaaaaaaaaaatattattttagttttaagaataattgaataatgaTCTGAATTGTTATATAAATACTTGACTGAGAAATTTGTATCATACCAAActgtatttttataagattaaaataaattttttaatttttttgactaattggcggaaatttttaagatgaatAACATTGTAGcgacggaaaaaaaattttaatttgatctAAACTATTTTTTCCATGATCAGATTAGCTTATATAGTTGTATCAGAGGTTCTTTGAGTACGTATAACTAAAGgctgaagttttttttgaatgaacttgTTAATATGTTTGTCATCACTCCATCAGATAACGATtgactttttaatatttcacacCTAAGTGTTGTGTTATGTTTGCTCAGCAACTCATTACCATCAGAAAGATTTTacggtaaaattaaaaaaaccatAATATAATGGTGGTTCTGATAATTTGTATACCTAAAAGATTAAGTTATTTCAAATGAACCTTTCTTTTATATTTGCCATCAGATAACTGTTCACTTTTTAATCTTTCACACCTAGCTATTGTGCTATGTTTGCACTGAActtcattatcatta
The sequence above is drawn from the Cotesia glomerata isolate CgM1 linkage group LG4, MPM_Cglom_v2.3, whole genome shotgun sequence genome and encodes:
- the LOC123262480 gene encoding uncharacterized protein LOC123262480, encoding MDSNYIYIYILLVFSIGKLASCKNIEKNQRIDNEDVKYLAFVTNGDLYSCPCVIISERHLLASGSCIRRHERGLEIIAGVVPHTYDVNDIDNDDERAMRKISKIKYHDQYVNQVRSIRIHNSFVVLTLTDSLPIGNNIKIAKLPTKDVEINDEATIHGWYQTCTIRSPPRFINAPLTVVDSSNCSRIDKDEFCVSSEMTEKIIHSSPVIVNGTIIGYTTFGCPSLNNDHTVTSVYYYLSFIKNAMKPFI